In Rattus norvegicus strain BN/NHsdMcwi chromosome 1, GRCr8, whole genome shotgun sequence, a genomic segment contains:
- the Hpn gene encoding serine protease hepsin isoform X7, which produces MRNLGLTEEVPLVQDPSLERQGTGPVPTTCCAEDQAGSGPSLLSVAGGRTAPCCSRPKVAALTVGTLLFLTGIGAASWAIVTILLRSDQEPLYQVQLSPGDSRLLVLDKTEGTWRLLCSSRSNARVAGLGCEEMGFLRALAHSELDVRTAGANGTSGFFCVDEGGLPLAQRLLDVISVCDCPRGRFLTATCQDCGRRKLPVDRIVGGQDSSLGRWPWQVSLRYDGTHLCGGSLLSGDWVLTAAHCFPERNRVLSRWRVFAGAVARTSPHAVQLGVQAVIYHGGYLPFRDPTIDENSNDIALVHLSSSLPLTEYIQPVCLPAAGQALVDGKVCTVTGWGNTQFYGQQAVVLQEARVPIISNEVCNSPDFYGNQIKPKMFCAGYPEGGIDACQNLWNIKMAALRHCKLGYGLCFGPEAGSVHQSH; this is translated from the exons ATGAGGAACCTGGGGCTCACAGAGGAGGTTCCACTTGTCCAAGACCCCAGCCTGGAAAGG CAGGGGACTGGCCCAGTGCCCACCACTTGCTGTGCTGAGGACCAAGCTGGCAGTGGCCCCAGCTTGCTGTCTGTTGCAGGTGGCCGGACTGCACCATGCTGTTCCAGACCCAAGGTGGCAGCTCTCACTGTGGGGACCCTGCTGTTCCTGACAGGCATTGGGGCTGCGTCCTGGGCCATTG TGACCATCCTACTACGGAGTGACCAGGAGCCACTGTACCAAG TGCAGCTCAGTCCCGGGGACTCTCGACTTTTGGTGTTGGACAAGACAGAGGGAACGTGGAGGCTGCTGTGCTCCTCACGCTCCAACGCCAGGGTAGCAGGGCTCGGCTGTGAGGAGATGGGCTTTCTCAG GGCTCTGGCGCACTCAGAGCTGGATGTGCGAACCGCGGGCGCCAACGGCACATCGGGCTTCTTCTGCGTGGACGAGGGCGGTCTGCCTCTGGCTCAGCGGTTGCTGGATGTCATCTCTGTATG CGACTGTCCTAGAGGCCGATTCCTGACTGCCACCTGCCAAG ACTGTGGCCGCAGGAAGCTGCCGGTGGATCGCATTGTGGGGGGCCAGGACAGCAGCCTGGGAAGATGGCCATGGCAGGTCAGCCTGCGTTATGATGGGACCCACCTCTGTGGGGGATCCCTGCTGTCCGGGGACTGGGTACTGACCGCTGCACACTGCTTTCCAGA GAGGAACCGGGTCCTGTCTCGGTGGCGAGTATTTGCTGGTGCTGTAGCCCGGACCTCACCTCATGCCGTGCAGCTGGGGGTTCAGGCTGTGATCTATCATGGGGGCTACCTTCCCTTTCGAGACCCTACTATCGACGAAAACAGCAATGACATTGCCCTGGTCCACCTCTCTAGCTCCCTGCCTCTCACAG AATACATCCAGCCGGTGTGTCTCCCTGCTGCGGGACAGGCCCTGGTGGACGGCAAGGTCTGTACAGTGACCGGCTGGGGTAACACACAGTTCTATG GCCAGCAAGCTGTGGTGCTCCAAGAGGCCCGGGTCCCCATCATAAGCAACGAAGTTTGCAACAGCCCCGACTTCTACGGGAATCAGATCAAACCCAAGATGTTCTGTGCTGGCTATCCTGAGGGTGGTATTGATGCATGCCAG AATCTCTGGAACATCAAGATGGCGGCTCTGCGGCATTGTAAGCTGGGGTACGGGCTGTGCTTTGGCCCGGAAGCCGGGAGTGTACACCAAAGTCATTGA